Genomic segment of Rickettsiella endosymbiont of Xylota segnis:
ACTAATATAACAGTAGGTTTATGTGCAGAATTAATCACTAATTCCTGTTCACAGGGTTGCAGTAATTCACCTAATTGGTGTTGCAATACATCCCATACCGCCTGACCATCTGCTAATTGATTACGAGCCAGCTTCAACGTTAAATGTTGAATAATTTCTTGTGTCACCGTGGGGCCGACATCCGCTGTTAACAGTAAATCTTCAAGTTCCTCAATTAATGCGGTATCAACCTTTTTTTTACCTAATACTAAATTAGCAAGATTTTCAGTGAGTTGCTGGCGCGTTTTCTGTAAACTATTTTTTATGCGATTAAAAAAACTATTTTTATTGCTCAATGAACCTTCTTGATTAGGAACATCGGGTTGAGGTTCTTTGCGTTTTAAAAATTTAAACATAGTCTATACTCACAGCAATTGGGGGTTTGACAAGTGCTGCGCGATCATACAACAATTTATGTGTTTACAACATAAAACATTTATTTATTTAAATTGTATTTTTTATGAAAAAAGGTGAAGTAAGGATCATTGGTGGACAATGGCGCGGCAGAAAACTGCATTTCCCAGCTATGCCGGATTTACGTCCGACACCGAATCGCATCCGAGAAACATTATTTAATTGGTTAACTCCCTATCTGGCCGATGCTTATTGTTTAGATTTGTTCGCAGGTAGCGGTGCTTTAGGGTTTGAAGCACTGTCACGTCACGCTAAATCAGTTTGCTTTATCGAACAATCGAAGCTATTAGTTTCCTATTTAAAAACTCAGCTAAAGCAGTTTAGCGTAGAAAACCGTGCCCAGGTTTATCAGGCTCAATTTCCTTTTGTCGCAACACAATTATTTAAATCAAAAAAACCTCTATTTAATATTGTCTTTTTGGATCCGCCTTTTCATCAAAATTTGCTAGGCTCGGCGTGCGCCTGGTTAATCAAAGAAGGTCTATTAGCCTCTGAAAGCATGATTTATATGGAAACCGCAGCCAGCATTGAACCACTTTTATTGCCCGAAAATTGGGAGATTCAGCACTGTAAAACAGCCGGCCAGGTGCAATATGCTTTAATTAAATCGAACCTATAAAAGCATGACTTGACTTTATATTACCATCTTGCTTCAATGCAGAGGTAGGTTACAGAATTTTATCTAAAACAAGATAAGCATGAAAAAAATAACAGTCGCGCTTTTTGTGAGTCTACTATCCGGGTGTGCTTCACAAAATTTACCTAACTCCATCACCCCTTCACTTAATGGCTCAGATGATGCCTCGGTTAAGCTAGCTGAAGCAGCACGTTCGGTGAGTCAATCATTAAATGAATTAAAAGAATTAGAAAAAGCTTCTAGTCCTCCGATCAGCAAACCATTGCCTTATCCTAGCTCTTCTGGATTAGAGAAAACTATTGCTTCGGTCGATTGGTCAGGTCCTGTAGAACCCCTATTACAACGTATCGCCAAGCTTGCCAACTACCATTTAGAAATCATTGGAAAACTTCCAGCGGTTCCTGTTTTAGTGACTATTTCCTCACAAAATACACCACTAAATTATATCATCCGTAACGCCAATCTTCAGGCAGGAAAAAAAGCCAATATTATTGTCTATCCCGGTATTAAGACTATAGAACTACGCTATGCTAAATATTAAACTTAAGTATTTCTACAATTTATTTCAAAATGCGAAGCGTAGTTACTCGCAGCAATTGAGTTTTCGTCAAGGCGCTAAGAAAATGAGCAACCGGAATGTAATCAAGATACATGAGGATTGTGAATTGAGCGGCAACACAGACAAAAATTCCAGTACAAAGAGTAGTTACTCGCAGCAATCGAGTTTTCGTCAAGGCGCTGTGAAAATAAGCAACCGGAATGTATTCAAGATACATGAGGATTTTGAATTGAGCGGCAACACAGACAAAAATTCCAGTACAAAGAGTAGTTACTCGCAGCAATGGAGTTTTTGTCTAGGCGCTATGAAAATGAGCAACCAGAATGTATGTAAGATACATGAGGATTGCGAATTGAGTGGCAACACAGACAAAAATTCCAGTGCAAAGAGTATACGTTTATTAGCTGGTTTAAGCCTATGTGCACTACTCAGCGCCTGCAGTACTACCCAACCTAATTATAAAACCGTTGGTAGTTTAGATAATTTAACGCAATTACAAGATTTACATGCCCAGGTCACAAAAGATAAGAAGCAGATGACTGCCTTGCGTTCACAGGCCTTACAAGATATTGCGATGAGTATAGGTGCCCAAGCGGGTTTAGCTTGGCGCTCTGAACATATTAATCAAGTATTAAGCAAAAATTCATCGCAATTAGATCGTATTTTTAATTTTAATTTAATTTTGCTCGACCACAATGTCATCCCTCCTGTACTCGTTCAAGGAAATAATTCACTTAAGCTCTCGGATGGTCAAACTTTACGTATCGACGATCGTACTTACCAAATTATTAGTCAAGCGCGTTTCACCACCGCACCACCTCAATGGCGTAATTATATATGGATGGATTACCAACGTCCCGAATTACCTTTACCTGCTTTTTTACCGAAAACACCCGAAGAACGTATAATCTGGAAAAAATATGCCTCATTGGGCTGGCAGGATGGTATTAATCAAGCCAATGCTATTTTTAGTGATAACTTAGCACGTTTAACACGTGATTACACCGGGATGGCTTTATATAGAAATTTACTATTGAAAGGTATGGTCAGTAAGCCTTTTGTTGCACATACCGATCTCGGCATCACCGGTGATAGTTCTGATTTACATATTAACGATCAAATATTGCGTATCACTTCATTACCAAAATTACAAATGAATCCGGGTCGATGGAAATCCATCGTGACACATGATGATGGCGATGATGACAGCACATCTACTTCCCGATGAACCGGTACGCTTCACTTCGACTTGTCTAGCTCGATTGCTCATCCACTGCCAAAAGCTGGGTGCGTCGGATATTACACTGCAGACAGGCGAACCCGTCTTTGCTGAAAGTTACGGTCGCTTGCACCGTATCACGCAACGTAAATTATCTAATACCGAAGTCGCCGAAATACTCAATCTTATCTATGGACCTAATGGGAGTGCACAAATTTTAAGTGGTGTAGATATCGATACGCATTATGAATTTCGGCCTAATCGTAACGAACGTTATCGATTCCGGGTCAATGCCACAGGTTGTTTAGTAGAAGGCCATGACGCGATACAAATAAGTTTTCGTACTATACCGAGTACGCCACCTAAAATGTCGGATTTAAAGTTAGAAAGTGAATTAATCAATGCTTTGGCACCGGCACAAGGCATTGTCTATGTTACTGGGGCGACTGGCTCCGGGAAAACCACCTTGTTAGCTGCTATCATTCGCGATCTCGCTGAAAAAGAAGACTCACATCGCAAAATTCTTACCTACGAAGCGCCAATAGAATTTGTCTATGACTCCATTGACATGCCCAGTGCCATCGTCAGTCAATCCGAGATACCTAGACATTTACCCAGTTTTGCAGCCGGTGTACGCAATGCCTTGCGCCGCAAACCTCGACTCATATTAGTTGGTGAATCGCGCGATCCAGAAACCATCGGTGCCTCAAT
This window contains:
- a CDS encoding type IV secretion system DotC family protein is translated as MLNIKLKYFYNLFQNAKRSYSQQLSFRQGAKKMSNRNVIKIHEDCELSGNTDKNSSTKSSYSQQSSFRQGAVKISNRNVFKIHEDFELSGNTDKNSSTKSSYSQQWSFCLGAMKMSNQNVCKIHEDCELSGNTDKNSSAKSIRLLAGLSLCALLSACSTTQPNYKTVGSLDNLTQLQDLHAQVTKDKKQMTALRSQALQDIAMSIGAQAGLAWRSEHINQVLSKNSSQLDRIFNFNLILLDHNVIPPVLVQGNNSLKLSDGQTLRIDDRTYQIISQARFTTAPPQWRNYIWMDYQRPELPLPAFLPKTPEERIIWKKYASLGWQDGINQANAIFSDNLARLTRDYTGMALYRNLLLKGMVSKPFVAHTDLGITGDSSDLHINDQILRITSLPKLQMNPGRWKSIVTHDDGDDDSTSTSR
- the dotB gene encoding Dot/Icm type IV secretion system ATPase DotB, which produces MAMMTAHLLPDEPVRFTSTCLARLLIHCQKLGASDITLQTGEPVFAESYGRLHRITQRKLSNTEVAEILNLIYGPNGSAQILSGVDIDTHYEFRPNRNERYRFRVNATGCLVEGHDAIQISFRTIPSTPPKMSDLKLESELINALAPAQGIVYVTGATGSGKTTLLAAIIRDLAEKEDSHRKILTYEAPIEFVYDSIDMPSAIVSQSEIPRHLPSFAAGVRNALRRKPRLILVGESRDPETIGASIEAALTGHPVYTTLHSNGVAETLRRLVNSFPAEEAKARMIDIIETIRVVIWQQLVPSADGKRIALREFLVFNEKLRDILLDSKLENISANTRQMLKEYGQPMSVDAKRKFDAGLINQRVYKRLILSTESNEHHEGH
- the rsmD gene encoding 16S rRNA (guanine(966)-N(2))-methyltransferase RsmD produces the protein MKKGEVRIIGGQWRGRKLHFPAMPDLRPTPNRIRETLFNWLTPYLADAYCLDLFAGSGALGFEALSRHAKSVCFIEQSKLLVSYLKTQLKQFSVENRAQVYQAQFPFVATQLFKSKKPLFNIVFLDPPFHQNLLGSACAWLIKEGLLASESMIYMETAASIEPLLLPENWEIQHCKTAGQVQYALIKSNL
- the dotD gene encoding type IVB secretion system lipoprotein DotD, coding for MKKITVALFVSLLSGCASQNLPNSITPSLNGSDDASVKLAEAARSVSQSLNELKELEKASSPPISKPLPYPSSSGLEKTIASVDWSGPVEPLLQRIAKLANYHLEIIGKLPAVPVLVTISSQNTPLNYIIRNANLQAGKKANIIVYPGIKTIELRYAKY